One genomic region from Electrophorus electricus isolate fEleEle1 chromosome 23, fEleEle1.pri, whole genome shotgun sequence encodes:
- the si:dkey-178e17.1 gene encoding tricarboxylate transport protein B, mitochondrial yields the protein MSEQPTRLGPSQRPRVAAAATGEKAKLTHPGKAILAGAIAGGIEICITFPTEYVKTQLQLDEKANPPRYRGIADCVTQTVQGHGVKGLYRGLSSLLYGSIPKSAVRFGMFEILSNQMRDETGRLDATHGFVCGLGAGVMEAVLVVCPMETIKVKFIHDQTSANPKYRGFFHGVREIIRAQGIRGTYQGITATVLKQGSNQAIRFFVMTSLKNWYKGNDPSKPMNPIVTGLFGAGAGAASVFGNTPLDVIKTRMQSLEAHKYKSTLDCAVQIMKHEGPTAFYKGTIPRLGRVCLDVAIVFIIYEEVVKVLNKVWKTE from the exons ATGTCTGAGCAGCCCACACGCCTCGGTCCGTCTCAGAGACCCCGCGTAGCAGCGGCAGCAACCGGCGAAAAAGCCAAACTCACGCATCCTGGCAAAGCGATCCTAGCAG GTGCAATCGCAGGGGGCATCGAGATCTGTATCACCTTCCCAACAGAGTATGTAAAAACGCAGCTTCAGTTAGACGAGAAAGCCAATCCACCTCGCTACAGAGGCATCG CGGACTGCGTGACACAGACAGTTCAGGGACATGGAGTGAAAGGCTTGTACCGGGGCCTCAGCTCTCTACTATATGGCTCTATACCTAAATCAGCAGTTAG gTTTGGCATGTTTGAGATCCTCAGTAATCAGATGCGTGATGAGACTGGGAGGTTGGATGCAACACATGGTTTTGTATGTGGCCTTGGGGCAGGGGTCATGGAAGCGGTGCTTGTTGTCTGCCCCATGGAGACGATCAAG GTTAAATTCATCCATGACCAGACATCAGCCAACCCCAAATACCGTGGCTTCTTCCATGGGGTCCGAGAGATCATCCGAGCCCAAG GGATCAGGGGAACATATCAGGGTATCACAGCAACTGTTCTCAAGCAGGGCTCCAATCAGGCCATCCGGTTCTTTGTTATGACCTCACTGAAGAACTGGTACAAAG GTAACGACCCCAGCAAGCCCATGAACCCAATAGTGACAGGCCTATTTGGCGCAGGAGCGGGTGCTGCTAGCGTGTTTGGAAACACCCCTTTAGATGTCATCAAGACCAGAATGCAG AGTCTGGAGGCTCACAAGTACAAAAGTACACTGGACTGTGCTGTGCAGATCATGAAACATGAGGGACCAACTGC GTTCTACAAGGGCACCATTCCCCGACTGGGCCGTGTATGTTTGGATGTAGCTATTGTCTTCATTATCTACGAAGAGGTGGTGAAGGTCCTCAACAAGGTCTGGAAGACCGAGTGA